In Anaerolineales bacterium, one DNA window encodes the following:
- a CDS encoding lysophospholipid acyltransferase family protein — MPDKPSPPPKPVSDIWRPELVRLPKITRARRMFRAFSHAVLKLVSRICLDVTVDGIENFPQKGPLLVVINHIGDADTPAIIAALPFPPDALGKIELHDLPILGKLMDWYGIIWLHRGRPDIRALRAALDGFAEGRVIVIAPEGRYSVTGALEVGSGGAAFLAYKSRAPILPISVTGTENEIVYGQLKRFRRARVHVKVGKMFRLDEQVAVRQEAVMQGTRRIMAALADLLPQKYRGEYS, encoded by the coding sequence ATGCCGGACAAGCCATCCCCCCCGCCTAAACCTGTCAGCGACATATGGAGGCCTGAACTGGTGCGCCTGCCGAAAATTACCCGCGCGCGCCGCATGTTTCGCGCCTTCTCTCATGCGGTATTGAAGCTTGTTTCAAGGATTTGCCTGGATGTAACCGTGGATGGGATTGAGAATTTCCCGCAAAAGGGGCCTTTGCTCGTCGTTATCAATCATATTGGCGATGCTGATACACCTGCGATCATTGCCGCCCTGCCCTTCCCCCCCGATGCGCTCGGCAAGATCGAATTACATGACCTGCCCATTCTTGGGAAATTAATGGACTGGTATGGCATTATCTGGCTGCATCGTGGACGTCCTGATATACGTGCCTTGCGCGCCGCTTTGGACGGCTTTGCAGAGGGACGCGTGATCGTCATTGCGCCGGAAGGCAGATATTCCGTCACCGGCGCGCTGGAGGTGGGCAGCGGCGGCGCGGCCTTCCTCGCGTATAAATCGCGCGCACCGATTTTGCCGATCTCCGTCACCGGTACGGAGAACGAAATTGTCTATGGTCAGCTCAAACGATTTCGCCGCGCACGGGTGCATGTCAAAGTCGGGAAAATGTTCCGGTTGGATGAGCAGGTTGCGGTGCGGCAGGAGGCGGTGATGCAGGGCACGCGTCGGATCATGGCTGCGCTGGCAGACCTGCTTCCGCAGAAATATCGCGGGGAATATTCCTGA
- a CDS encoding ATP-binding protein — MYFIPTLLAGISFPAPPTLAGWFVWVTLLGFLVYALSRWRVYQPAWKGREWGIFILFFILIPGTALFIGLRLTSASVRPLPGLPADAPGSALMVFSAIPWLLGGSLLGPIGAALLGAFAGLLRGAWDLYSVFPILEFALLGAWFSTNTRQRYRTPAYRLIRQPLVGALLLIPFHTLFYIVSALFTQWGADISGPATVRLDFALSNAGPVTLAFGGEMLVAGVVMQVVSMAFPAMSGAEQPLQPSPGEKSLESRFILAVGAFISLLFLTLLIGDWVVAGRAARNMLEDRLSSAARSTAQGVPFFLETGQNLAAQLASDPRLLESTGDDLDTILGARMQAVPYFDQFVVLDANNRALLAGYPKHTAANFQLFPEEESGMVLASNGVRTQVYSIPPPAIGDVSRVTFLAAIVDSSGQVQRILIGRTTLKTNPLSLPLIESLDKMRSLSGTGMLLNENHRILHHSDPSQVLTVYTGQRGNEALFYDDTAADGTRQMVYYQPVTGRPWAIVLTVPARQAQQIALNIAMPLSLMIIFLALVAMVSLRLGLRVVTGSLRSLAVEANRIAQGNLDNLLEVDGVDEVGQLRRAFEQMRSSLQARLEEINRLLLVSQGVASSLEMQDAVKPVLEAILSTGANSVRVVLSPNILPDAFVELPSRFSLDSTQDIHAHLDDQILALAQSQEKIVIPNLSRSRELDLDPSLPQPLAVLAVALRDENRYYGVVWAGYEQPRIFSGADIRFVTTLAGQAALAVANAHLYLNVEASRRQLEAVLNSTPDPVLVTDHRNRLLLANRAAASALGQAADDTSSGMETEKVVKLKPLLHLLQSTTMENRSAEVVLADKKTYLATASSVMLEGRQIGRVCILRDVTRFKELDSMKSDFVSTVSHDLRSPLTLMRGYASMLDMVGELNEQQNGYVGKIISGVENMSRLVNNLLDLGRIEIGVGLQVERVNVLDIIERVSSALQLQASQKNINLSIELSRDMPHAIEADQALLHQALYNLVENAVKYTPANGRVVIHTLSQPGDLIFAIEDSGIGIAAEDLPHLFEKFYRGKQREARAQPGSGLGLAIVSSIAANHGGRVWVESVAGKGSTFYLQIPLAQPKESKPA; from the coding sequence ATGTATTTTATTCCGACACTCCTTGCAGGCATTTCGTTTCCTGCCCCGCCTACTCTTGCAGGCTGGTTTGTGTGGGTAACCCTGCTGGGATTTCTGGTGTATGCCTTGTCCCGCTGGCGGGTTTATCAGCCGGCATGGAAGGGGCGCGAGTGGGGAATTTTCATCCTTTTTTTTATCCTGATTCCAGGTACGGCTTTATTCATTGGATTAAGACTGACATCCGCTTCCGTCCGCCCTCTGCCGGGTCTCCCGGCCGATGCGCCGGGTTCTGCGCTGATGGTTTTTTCCGCCATCCCCTGGCTCCTGGGAGGCAGCTTGCTTGGACCCATCGGCGCGGCTTTGCTGGGCGCATTTGCAGGTCTTTTGCGCGGGGCATGGGACCTGTATTCGGTCTTTCCCATCCTTGAGTTTGCCTTGCTGGGCGCATGGTTCTCCACAAATACGCGCCAGCGATACCGTACACCAGCATACCGATTGATACGCCAGCCGCTGGTGGGCGCACTGTTGTTGATCCCCTTCCACACATTGTTCTACATCGTGAGCGCGTTGTTCACCCAATGGGGCGCAGACATATCCGGGCCGGCCACCGTGCGGTTGGATTTTGCCCTGAGCAATGCCGGCCCGGTTACGCTGGCGTTTGGCGGCGAGATGCTGGTTGCGGGAGTTGTCATGCAGGTTGTTTCCATGGCATTCCCTGCCATGTCGGGTGCAGAACAGCCCCTGCAACCTTCGCCGGGCGAGAAAAGCCTTGAATCGCGCTTTATCCTTGCAGTCGGTGCGTTCATTTCGCTTTTGTTTTTAACGTTGTTGATCGGGGATTGGGTGGTGGCCGGACGTGCCGCCCGCAATATGCTGGAAGACCGCCTCTCAAGTGCAGCGCGGTCCACTGCGCAGGGAGTGCCGTTTTTTCTTGAGACAGGACAGAACCTGGCGGCGCAGCTGGCTTCCGACCCGCGCCTGCTCGAATCGACCGGCGATGACTTGGATACGATCCTTGGCGCGCGGATGCAGGCTGTTCCCTATTTCGACCAATTCGTTGTGCTGGATGCAAACAACAGGGCTTTGCTGGCAGGTTATCCCAAGCATACAGCTGCAAACTTCCAATTATTCCCGGAGGAGGAATCCGGGATGGTACTGGCTTCCAATGGCGTGCGGACGCAGGTCTATTCCATCCCGCCCCCGGCAATTGGTGATGTTTCACGCGTCACCTTTCTGGCCGCCATTGTGGATTCGTCCGGGCAGGTGCAACGCATTCTGATCGGACGCACCACATTGAAGACCAATCCCCTCAGCCTGCCGCTGATCGAGAGTCTCGATAAGATGCGCAGCCTCAGCGGTACGGGAATGTTGTTGAATGAAAATCACCGCATTCTCCATCATTCGGATCCGTCGCAGGTACTGACCGTCTACACTGGTCAACGCGGCAATGAAGCCTTGTTTTACGACGACACCGCCGCGGACGGCACGCGCCAGATGGTGTATTACCAGCCTGTGACCGGGCGCCCGTGGGCGATTGTGTTAACCGTCCCCGCCCGGCAGGCGCAGCAGATCGCCTTGAATATTGCCATGCCGCTTTCGTTGATGATCATCTTCCTTGCATTGGTTGCGATGGTCTCCTTAAGGCTTGGTCTGCGCGTGGTGACCGGTTCCCTGCGCAGCCTTGCTGTGGAAGCCAACCGTATTGCCCAGGGCAATCTGGATAATCTGCTTGAGGTGGACGGCGTGGATGAGGTCGGGCAGTTGCGGCGGGCGTTCGAACAGATGCGTTCCAGTTTGCAGGCGCGCCTCGAAGAGATCAACCGTCTGTTGCTGGTGAGTCAGGGCGTGGCATCCAGCCTGGAGATGCAGGATGCGGTCAAACCGGTGCTGGAGGCGATCCTTTCCACAGGCGCAAACTCCGTCCGCGTGGTGCTCTCCCCAAACATCCTTCCGGATGCCTTTGTTGAGCTGCCCTCCCGTTTTTCATTGGACTCAACGCAGGATATCCATGCCCATCTTGATGACCAGATCCTCGCGCTGGCACAAAGCCAGGAAAAGATCGTTATTCCGAATCTCAGCCGCTCGCGCGAACTGGACCTGGACCCGTCCCTGCCCCAGCCGCTGGCAGTGCTGGCTGTCGCCCTGCGTGATGAGAACCGCTACTATGGCGTGGTGTGGGCGGGCTATGAACAGCCGCGCATATTCTCGGGTGCAGATATTCGCTTTGTGACCACGCTGGCTGGTCAGGCCGCGCTGGCGGTTGCGAATGCGCATCTGTATTTGAATGTGGAGGCCTCGCGCAGACAACTGGAAGCAGTGCTCAACTCCACGCCGGACCCCGTGCTCGTGACGGATCATCGCAACCGATTACTGCTTGCCAATCGAGCTGCCGCTTCTGCGCTCGGGCAGGCTGCGGATGATACCAGCAGCGGCATGGAGACCGAAAAGGTCGTAAAACTTAAACCCCTTCTGCACCTGTTGCAAAGCACAACCATGGAGAATCGGTCTGCTGAAGTTGTGCTTGCTGATAAAAAGACGTATCTCGCAACCGCCTCCTCGGTGATGTTGGAGGGGCGTCAGATCGGGCGTGTGTGCATCCTGCGTGACGTAACCCGCTTCAAGGAATTGGATTCGATGAAATCGGATTTCGTTTCCACCGTGAGCCACGACCTGCGTTCCCCCCTCACGCTGATGCGCGGGTATGCCAGCATGCTGGACATGGTCGGCGAGCTGAATGAGCAGCAGAACGGTTATGTGGGGAAGATCATTTCTGGCGTGGAGAATATGTCGCGCCTTGTTAACAATCTGCTCGACCTGGGACGCATCGAGATCGGTGTCGGCTTGCAGGTGGAGCGGGTCAATGTGCTGGATATCATCGAACGCGTCAGCAGCGCATTGCAATTGCAGGCTTCCCAGAAGAACATTAACTTGAGCATTGAACTTTCCAGGGATATGCCCCACGCAATCGAAGCGGATCAGGCGCTCCTGCATCAGGCGCTGTACAACCTCGTGGAAAACGCGGTCAAATATACACCTGCGAATGGGCGCGTGGTCATCCACACGCTGTCGCAGCCCGGTGATTTGATCTTTGCCATTGAAGATTCCGGCATCGGCATTGCCGCGGAAGACCTGCCGCATCTGTTCGAGAAGTTCTATCGCGGCAAACAGCGTGAGGCGCGTGCCCAGCCCGGCTCGGGGCTGGGACTTGCCATTGTCAGTTCGATCGCCGCCAATCACGGCGGACGCGTATGGGTGGAAAGCGTGGCCGGCAAAGGCAGCACGTTTTATTTACAGATCCCCCTCGCACAACCCAAAGAATCGAAGCCTGCCTGA